ATTAAGGTAGTAGGTAAGAACATGGAGTTCATGCAAATGAACGAGCTCTTACTTTCCAAGTACAAGGACCCGTACACCAAGTTGAAACTCATTTTTGAGCGTACCCTTGAATTGATAGATACTTATCATCCGGATGAGATAGCCATCGAAGCTCCTTTTTTTGGTAAGAACGTGCAGTCCATGCTCAAATTAGGCCGTGCTCAAGGAGTGGCTATGGCGGCTGGACTTTCTCGTCAAATCCCTATCACAGAATACTTGCCCAAAAAGATAAAAATGGCCATCACTGGAAATGGCAACGCCAGTAAGGAGCAAGTAGCGAAGATGCTGCAAAGTGTGCTCAGTTTAAAATCTCTTCCAAAAAATCTTGATAGTACAGATGGCCTGGCAGCCGCCGTATGCCATTTTTATAATGAGGGTAGGGTGGAAGTTGGCAAATCTTATACCGGTTGGGATGCCTTTGTAAAGCAGAATACTAACCGAGTTAAAAAGTAGAATACACAGGGAATACGTACATGAGCGGCATATACATCCACATCCCATTTTGCAAACAGGCCTGTCATTATTGTGATTTTCATTTTTCCACTAGCATGGGAAAGAAGGAAGCCATGATAGCGGCCTTAGCCAAAGAATTGGAACTACGCAAGTCTGAATTCGCAGATGAGGTGGTAGAAACTATCTATTTTGGTGGTGGAACACCTAGTGTATTGGAAACTGAGGAAATTGAACTTTTGATTGATACTGTGTACAAACATTTTTCAGTTTTAAAAGAGCCTGAGATTACCTTAGAAGCTAATCCAGATGACCTCTCTGAAAAGAAAATTTTTCAGCTAGCAGAGAGTCGCATTAACCGTTTAAGTATTGGCCTACAATCTTTTTTTGAAGAAGATTTAAAACTGATGAATAGAGCACATTCGTCAAAAGAAGCAATAGCATCCTTATCTCTGGCACTCCGCCATTTTGATAACATTTCCATTGACCTTATTTATGGTATGCCGAACATGACCAACGAACGTTGGATTCAAAACATAGAGAAGGCACTGACCTTTAATATTCCGCATATTTCAAGCTATGCATTAACGGTAGAACCCAACACCGCATTAGCGACTTTTATTCAAAAGGGATTGATAAAACCGGTAGATGACGAGGTAACACAGGAACACTTTAATATCCTAAACGAAAAGTTGGCAGATGCGGGTTACGATTGTTATGAAATATCCAATTTTAGTAAACCAGGGTATTTCTCTAAGAACAACTCGGCGTATTGGCTTCAGAAAAAGTATATCGGAATTGGTCCGTCCGCACATTCCTTTGATGGTAATCGTAGAGGTTGGAACATTAATAACAATCCAAAATATATAAGGGCAATTGAAAGCGGTGAGCTTCCCATGGAAGTCGAAGTTCTTTCCGCAAAGGATAAATACAACGAATACGTAATGACCGGATTAAGGACAGTTTGGGGTGTTTCAATGTCAAAAATTGAATCAGAATTCGGCTCTAAATTTCGGGAGTATCTTATGTTACAAGCCAAAAAACACCTTGATGAGCATTTATTATATTTGGATGGCGACATTTTAAAGACAACGAAAAACGGTAAGTTTTTGGCTGACGGAATTGCAAGTGATTTATTTATGGTTAAATTGAAATAAGTCCGGTAGAAATGAAAACCAAAATCACGCATAACAAAAAGGAATACGAAATAAACTTGTCCAAGCCATTGGACATTTCCATGCCGTTGAGGGGAAATGAATTGAATGTTAATGCTTGGTACGTTGATCATCCAAAGATAGAACCCCATGAGGATGGAGATTTTGTAGGTAGTGTTGCGGAAGGAGCATCCACAAATTTTAATGATATTTGGTTCAATCCCCATGCTCATGGTACGCATACGGAATGTGTTGGCCATATTACAGAGGATTTTTATTCCATTAATCAGCATCTAGACCAATTTTTTTATCTGGCCGAAGTAATTACCATTGCTCCGGGAAAAGTAGGGGAAGACTTCGTAATTTCTAGAAAACAGCTTGAAAATGCTTTGAAAGACACAGTCCCGGAAGCAGTTGTTATCCGAACATTACCTAATACTAACGCAAAGTTGACCAGGCAATATTCCAATACGAATCCACCCTACATGTTGGAAGCTGCTGCGGAATTTTTAGTGGAAATTGGAGTGTCGCATTTATTGATAGATTTGCCTTCTGTAGATAAGGAAAAAGACGGCGGGACACTTTTGGCACACAAAGCTTTTTGGAATTATAATGGGGAACAAAGGATTTCTGCCACCATAACCGAGTTGGTTTTCGTGCCTGGCCACATAAAGGATGGAAGCTATTTTTTAAACTTACAAGTTGCTCCTTTTGAGAACGATGCTAGTCCTAGTAGACCGGTACTTTATAAAATTAAAAGCAATGATTAAACTTTTGAAGATAGAGGAGTTGGCCATGTTCATCTTGGGCATTTTCATGTTCGGGCTTTTGGGCTATGAATGGTGGTGGTTTTTGATTCTTATCTTAGCTCCAGATTTAGGGATGATAGGTTATTTAATGAACCCCAAAATTGGGGCATGGTGTTATAATGTATTCCATCACAAGGGTATCGCCATCGGTATATATTTTTTGGGAATGTATTTGTCCCTGCCTGTAGTACAATTAATAGGGGTGATTTTATTTGCCCATGCTTCAATGGACAGAATTTTAGGTTACGGGCTCAAATACGAAAAAGGTTTTAAGTTTACCCACTTAGGAGAAATAGGAAGAAGAAATGGATAATATTTTAGAAATTTTTTTAGGATTGATTTTGGGAGCCATCAGTATGTATTGGTTGTTCTCCTTCTTTAGGAATAAAAAAAGTAAAGAGCTTACAACACATCAATCCACCGTCCTTTTGGAGAAAATCAAAAGTGTTTGCAAGTTGATATCCGTTGAAGGTGATTTTGCCGAGATATATAGGTATGAAAATGCCAAGGAATATTTTATGAGTTTGGTGAGTAGCAAGAAAAAGGCTCTTGTAGTAATAAAGGCGAAAGCTCAGATCGGATATGACTTAAGTAAGATATTGATGCATGCGGATGATGGGAAAAAGAAAATAATACTTACGAATTTTCCACAGCCGGAAGTACTATCCATAGAACCAGAACTGGAATTCTATGATATTAAAAGCGGATTTTTTAATGTTTTCACCCCCAACGACCTTACTAGTTTAAACCAAGAGGCAAAAAAACATATCAAAGAAAAAATACCGGAAAGTGGTCTGATGGAAACTGCTAGAAAAGAAGCGTTAGAAACGGTCTTGCTCATAGAGAAGATTGTGGAGACCATTGGATGGAAGCTAGATTATACAGCTTTACAGATAAGTGAAGAACAGATA
This sequence is a window from Maribacter aestuarii. Protein-coding genes within it:
- the ruvC gene encoding crossover junction endodeoxyribonuclease RuvC codes for the protein MANEKIILGIDPGTSIMGFGLIKVVGKNMEFMQMNELLLSKYKDPYTKLKLIFERTLELIDTYHPDEIAIEAPFFGKNVQSMLKLGRAQGVAMAAGLSRQIPITEYLPKKIKMAITGNGNASKEQVAKMLQSVLSLKSLPKNLDSTDGLAAAVCHFYNEGRVEVGKSYTGWDAFVKQNTNRVKK
- the hemW gene encoding radical SAM family heme chaperone HemW, with protein sequence MSGIYIHIPFCKQACHYCDFHFSTSMGKKEAMIAALAKELELRKSEFADEVVETIYFGGGTPSVLETEEIELLIDTVYKHFSVLKEPEITLEANPDDLSEKKIFQLAESRINRLSIGLQSFFEEDLKLMNRAHSSKEAIASLSLALRHFDNISIDLIYGMPNMTNERWIQNIEKALTFNIPHISSYALTVEPNTALATFIQKGLIKPVDDEVTQEHFNILNEKLADAGYDCYEISNFSKPGYFSKNNSAYWLQKKYIGIGPSAHSFDGNRRGWNINNNPKYIRAIESGELPMEVEVLSAKDKYNEYVMTGLRTVWGVSMSKIESEFGSKFREYLMLQAKKHLDEHLLYLDGDILKTTKNGKFLADGIASDLFMVKLK
- a CDS encoding cyclase family protein, with protein sequence MKTKITHNKKEYEINLSKPLDISMPLRGNELNVNAWYVDHPKIEPHEDGDFVGSVAEGASTNFNDIWFNPHAHGTHTECVGHITEDFYSINQHLDQFFYLAEVITIAPGKVGEDFVISRKQLENALKDTVPEAVVIRTLPNTNAKLTRQYSNTNPPYMLEAAAEFLVEIGVSHLLIDLPSVDKEKDGGTLLAHKAFWNYNGEQRISATITELVFVPGHIKDGSYFLNLQVAPFENDASPSRPVLYKIKSND
- a CDS encoding DUF4260 domain-containing protein, whose product is MIKLLKIEELAMFILGIFMFGLLGYEWWWFLILILAPDLGMIGYLMNPKIGAWCYNVFHHKGIAIGIYFLGMYLSLPVVQLIGVILFAHASMDRILGYGLKYEKGFKFTHLGEIGRRNG
- a CDS encoding DUF4230 domain-containing protein — encoded protein: MDNILEIFLGLILGAISMYWLFSFFRNKKSKELTTHQSTVLLEKIKSVCKLISVEGDFAEIYRYENAKEYFMSLVSSKKKALVVIKAKAQIGYDLSKILMHADDGKKKIILTNFPQPEVLSIEPELEFYDIKSGFFNVFTPNDLTSLNQEAKKHIKEKIPESGLMETARKEALETVLLIEKIVETIGWKLDYTALQISEEQIKKLKTDNHETFSHKHFNVILYIVRIKPRPRRNERI